In Lolium rigidum isolate FL_2022 chromosome 3, APGP_CSIRO_Lrig_0.1, whole genome shotgun sequence, the genomic window GTTTGGGTTTTGAGCTTTTTCTTTACCGTGGAGGAGCGCGGAGAGGCTGCCCATGGACATGTAGTCGTAGACGAGCAGCTTCTCGTCCTTGCTGAAGTAGTAGGCGCGGAGGGGCACCACCAGCTCGTGCTGCACGGCGCCGATGGCCGCGATGCGCTCCCGGAACTCCGGCTCGGGGAGGTCCACGTCCTTGAGCCGCTTCACGGCCACCGCCGCGCCGCTCTCCATCACCGCCTTGTACGCCGTCCCGAACGCGCCCTTGCCCAGCACCTCCGCCGACGCGCGCAGCAGGTCCTCCAGGTCGAACGGCGGGGCAGCGGCCATGGGCCCGAAGTAGATCAGCTTCTTCGACCCGGCCGTCGAGCCGCCAGACTTCGCGGCAGCCACCGCTGCTGCGGCTGCCGGCACTGCTCCGGCGGCGGCACCGTTCATCCCGTTGCCGGCTGCCGACCCGTTCTGCCCCTTGGGCTCCGCGTCCAGCGAGGCCATGTCCAGGCCGCGCCCCTTCTCCACCGTCGCCGCAGACCTAGCCCCGCTGGACTTCTTCCGGCAGAGGAAGAAAATCaacgcgagcagcagcagcacgccgAACACGCAGCCGATGGCAATGCCGGCGATGGCGCCgccggagagcttcttcttcttcttgccgaCGTCCGCGGCGCCGCCCGGGCCAGCGCCAGGTTCGGACCCGGCAGGCGTCTCCGCGGTCTCGCCGGGGCAGAGCCCGAGCGGGCCGCCGCAGAGCGACGTGCCCAAAAACGAGTCCTTGGGCATCTTCCGGAGCTTGGCGgggatggagccgttgaggctgtTGTACGACACGTTGAACTGCTCCAGGGTGGGCAGGTCCAGCTTCGGGATCTCGCCCGCGAACTCGTTGCTCTCCAGGAGGAGCGACCCGAGCCGGTTGAGCTTGTTGAAGTCgggcgagatctcgccggagagcTTGTTCTCGCCGATGTTGAGCCGCACCAGGTTCTTGAGCGTGTACAGCGACGCGGGGACCTCGCCGGAGAACGCGTTGTGCTGGAGGTAGAGCGCGCGGAGCTCGGTCATGCCGGAGACGTCGTCGGGGATGGGGCCGGTGAGCGCGTTGTAGCGGAGGGAGAGCGTACGGAGGGCCGTGAGGTTGCCGAGGACGCCCGAGGGGAGCGCGCCCATGAGGCCGGCGCCGGGGAGGCGGACCTCCACGACGCGGCCGCCCTCGCAGGCCACGCCCAGCCACTGGCACGTCTGCGTGCTGCTGTTCCACGACGGCAGCGCCGACCGCCCCACAGCTGTGCGCAGCGCCTGCAGGGCCTGCGTGTCGGTGTTGAGGTCGTCGGAGAGGTAGGCCGGGAGGAGTGCGGCGAGCACGAGGACGGCGAGGGCCGCCCTTCGCAGCCCCCGCATTGCCGCCATCACCGGCGGTGGGGAGTGGTGGGAGGTAGTTCAAGATAGTCTGTTTAGCTCAGGAAGAGCACTgccatggagaagaagaagaaacacacacactctctctctctttggTGGGTGGTAGTACTAGTAGCAGTAGTAGAAATAGAGTGGGCAGCAGGGCGGGGCAGGTCAGGGGCAATGCAATGCAATGGAATCTTGAATTATAATGGAAGATTTGGTTAGCTCAAGGAGCTGGAATGTGAGGGTGTGTGCCTGATTGTTGGCTCATCAATGGGCTTGATTGCTTGAATGATAGATTAACTAGGTGGCGCTTACTGGAGCCTAGTTGGAGAATTCCGCCTTTACTCTTTTCTTAATCCAAAGCTCTCCCACAGGAAAAGGCAGATTAGCAGGTGTGGAGTCTTTTGAGGCTAGATGAAAGGCTGGACGTGGGCACCAGCAGGACAAAAGACACCACTAAAATAATTACTCACTAACAGCGGTACTAACATTTCCATGATGAGCTCGCTCTTTGTTTAAAAATATTCGTGAGACAGACAGGTGAACCTGTGCTCGCTTTCACCCGGAATTCAAAAACTCCTAACCACCGCGAACCTTGGCATTTGTCGGTTTATCCTTGGGTCTTTCCTCCAGATCCGTCTGTCAGTAAGAATTTTCAAGCGGATGCTGCTGCTTCTACTGGCCCTAGTGGCATGTTACTCAGTTCACGAGCATTTATCGACCAGTTCCCCTGGCAGGCTACACACGGGTACGACTTCGTTTTGGCGTACATTACTTGAAATTTCGGCAACGCGTACATACGTACGAGTACATAGCAAGTACGGTAGAACACAGTAATAACCGATTAAGCTAACGGCCTCCAACGAACGCGCACCGGCAGGACAGGTCCTGGTCCAGCATCACACGCTTCACAGGCTCTTGTTGGTTCTGGTCAAGGAATCGCTCTGGATTACCCGGATCTGAGCGTCTAGTGGACGTGGTTTATGAATCCGCCGGGAGACGAGCTCGGCTTCCAGCTCGAGTTGCTTCTGCATTTCATCATCACAGTCAAGCACTCCAGCAAAAGAATGGCAGGTTGCTCGAGCCAACTTGATGCCCCGGTAGAAGAGAACACGAGCTCTGGCGAATCATGATGGTATGGCCCAAGGAAGCCTAGCAACTCGCgtgtttgtttattttggttaagCATTGATCAACGGTAGGTCTTTCCAACCAGCGATCACGTACCAATTCTCTTGTTTAATCGGCTGGAAATTGAGATGGGCACCGTTCAGCGCCTATATATTCGCGGCAGCTCCATATTCTCTTGTCCCGGCCTGGCCCAATCATCTACTAGCAAGCTTTGCGATGCATTGCCCAGTTGGTTAGGTTTCAGGGACATttgtttcctttcttccatttctATCTTTCCTGGTTCCAAACTGTATTTTAAGCAGGTTGGTTCAAACTGAAACAATTTAGGTTGAAAGCATAGTACTACTAGTACCTACAGGAGGAAGAACAAGATTGCAAACACATTCCGTAGAACCAGGCTGAAAACCATCTACGAGACCAAAAATAATAAATGTAAGAGGTTGTGGACCAAAGGGTGCCTGTTTATAGCTAAGGAACAAAAGAGGCTTAGAGATGAAGTGGTTCATGTGGATGCTGTGAGTAGTAAATCTACCGGGAATGGAACTGAAGGAAAATAACTGTACAATGTAGAAGGAGTGTAACGCACTGGTGGTCTAAGAAGTTGCCACGCATGGCCACATTGGTCACCTACTCAGAAAATGTAACAATCGGGTCATCAAGTTGCGGGGATGATCTTCCGCTAATATGAGCTGGCCAAAGCACTCATGGAAGAATTAGCAGCTAGCAAGACCAGGAACGCAGCGGAATCTCATATGGCCAAAGATGATGCAGTATGTAGAATGGTGAACCAAATTCAGAGCGAGGATGAGGAGATGCTAGAAGGCGTACAGTCAGTGAAAGCTGCAGCTAAGGATGAGTTTGATTGTACTCAAGCTGGAGGTAGGGAGATGAAAACCATTGATGTAGAGACAGTCAGGAACCACAGGGCGACTATTACAGTTTCACTGTCCCTGACTAAAGCACCG contains:
- the LOC124696814 gene encoding probable inactive receptor kinase RLK902 codes for the protein MAAMRGLRRAALAVLVLAALLPAYLSDDLNTDTQALQALRTAVGRSALPSWNSSTQTCQWLGVACEGGRVVEVRLPGAGLMGALPSGVLGNLTALRTLSLRYNALTGPIPDDVSGMTELRALYLQHNAFSGEVPASLYTLKNLVRLNIGENKLSGEISPDFNKLNRLGSLLLESNEFAGEIPKLDLPTLEQFNVSYNSLNGSIPAKLRKMPKDSFLGTSLCGGPLGLCPGETAETPAGSEPGAGPGGAADVGKKKKKLSGGAIAGIAIGCVFGVLLLLALIFFLCRKKSSGARSAATVEKGRGLDMASLDAEPKGQNGSAAGNGMNGAAAGAVPAAAAAVAAAKSGGSTAGSKKLIYFGPMAAAPPFDLEDLLRASAEVLGKGAFGTAYKAVMESGAAVAVKRLKDVDLPEPEFRERIAAIGAVQHELVVPLRAYYFSKDEKLLVYDYMSMGSLSALLHGNRSSGRTPLDWETRSAIALAAARGVAYIHTTSPTASHGNIKSSNVLLTKTYEARVSDHGLPTLVGPSFSPTRVSGYRAPEVTDIRRVSQKADVYSFGVLLLELLTGKAPTHAVVNEEGLDLPRWVQSVVREEWTAEVFDQELLRFQNVEEEMVQLLQLAIDCSAQHPDKRPTMAEAAARIDDIRRSGQHTTTTTESPVTGPENEGDEPSL